One genomic region from Arcobacter sp. LA11 encodes:
- a CDS encoding thiamine phosphate synthase encodes MISYLITDPLYYSNDVKIFEENLKKALTLKKVDMACFRDKSSENFKELAKVFVKICKEFNIEKILINGNYKLAKKLKATGVHLTSEQFNKIQKAKDLDLYTVISCHNYKDIENAQKQHVNAITYSPIFFSPNKPEAKGMAKLRETIRVYEDLDIIALGGIIDEEHISQISKTRAYGFASIRYFV; translated from the coding sequence TTGATTAGTTATCTTATAACTGATCCTCTATATTATTCAAATGATGTAAAAATATTTGAAGAAAATTTAAAAAAAGCATTAACTCTAAAAAAAGTTGATATGGCTTGCTTTAGAGATAAAAGCTCTGAAAATTTTAAAGAACTTGCAAAAGTTTTTGTAAAGATATGTAAAGAGTTTAATATTGAAAAAATATTAATCAATGGAAACTACAAGCTTGCAAAGAAACTAAAAGCAACAGGAGTTCATCTTACATCTGAACAATTTAATAAAATACAAAAAGCTAAAGATTTAGACCTCTACACAGTAATTTCTTGCCATAATTATAAAGATATAGAAAATGCACAAAAACAACATGTAAATGCGATTACCTACTCTCCAATTTTTTTCTCTCCAAATAAACCAGAAGCAAAAGGTATGGCAAAACTAAGAGAGACTATTCGAGTCTATGAAGACCTAGATATTATTGCTCTTGGTGGAATTATAGATGAAGAACATATAAGTCAAATTTCAAAAACAAGAGCCTACGGATTTGCATCAATAAGATACTTTGTTTAG
- a CDS encoding DUF3179 domain-containing protein: MRLVFIILISLSLAFSYDTTDNRSLDLKFKTLGWNTNWKKHVISYDELLSGGPSRDGIPPIDNPKFISVEKAKSWIGDKEPVIFLEIDKKVKAYPISILMWHEIVNDTLADKKISVTFCPLCNSAIVFDRVLDGVEYDFGTSGLLRNSDLVMYDRQTESLWQQFTGEGIVGEMVEKQLKFVASSLVSFKDVYTNFPNAQILSKNTGFNRDYGRNPYSGYDDINQTPFLFDKKSDSRLRPMQKVLTLSLNDVDKAYTYDALKKDIVYNDKDLDLVLFYKKGTNAALDRSLIRDSKDDGSYTVYSNFLDDKKLDFFHKNGKFMDRNTKSTWNIFGLAIDGKLKGKQLKPIVHADHFWFSWAVFKPKTLIYK; the protein is encoded by the coding sequence ATGAGACTAGTTTTTATAATTTTGATATCTTTATCTTTAGCATTTTCTTATGATACTACTGATAATAGAAGTTTAGACTTAAAATTTAAAACTTTAGGTTGGAATACTAATTGGAAAAAACATGTGATTTCTTATGATGAATTATTAAGTGGTGGTCCCTCTCGTGATGGTATTCCTCCAATTGATAATCCAAAATTTATATCGGTTGAAAAAGCAAAAAGTTGGATTGGAGATAAAGAACCTGTAATTTTTTTAGAGATAGATAAAAAAGTAAAAGCTTATCCTATTTCTATATTGATGTGGCATGAAATTGTAAATGATACTTTAGCTGATAAAAAAATATCAGTAACTTTTTGTCCCTTATGTAATTCTGCAATTGTGTTTGATAGAGTTTTAGATGGTGTTGAATATGACTTTGGAACATCAGGACTTCTAAGAAATTCTGATTTAGTAATGTATGATAGACAAACAGAATCTCTATGGCAACAGTTTACAGGAGAAGGAATTGTAGGTGAAATGGTTGAAAAACAATTGAAATTTGTAGCTTCTTCCTTGGTTAGTTTTAAAGATGTATATACAAATTTCCCAAATGCACAAATCCTTTCAAAAAATACTGGTTTTAATAGAGATTATGGAAGAAACCCATATTCTGGATATGATGATATAAATCAAACGCCGTTTCTTTTTGATAAGAAGTCTGATAGTAGATTAAGACCTATGCAAAAAGTTTTAACATTATCTTTGAATGATGTTGATAAAGCATATACTTATGATGCATTAAAAAAAGATATTGTTTACAATGATAAAGATTTAGACTTAGTATTATTTTATAAAAAAGGAACGAATGCAGCTTTAGATAGAAGTTTAATAAGAGACTCTAAAGATGATGGTTCGTATACAGTGTACAGTAATTTCTTAGATGATAAAAAATTAGATTTTTTTCATAAAAATGGAAAATTTATGGATAGAAATACAAAATCCACTTGGAATATTTTTGGCCTTGCTATTGATGGAAAGCTAAAAGGTAAACAATTAAAACCTATAGTTCATGCGGATCATTTTTGGTTTTCTTGGGCAGTTTTTAAACCAAAAACTTTAATTTATAAATAG
- a CDS encoding F0F1 ATP synthase subunit A gives MEGRLFTFLGAIGGHGQEWIILSHYVLVIGILLLVVNSATKKMQLVPTGAQNVLETFIGGIVAMGADTMGETNARRYLPLIGSLALVIFGANMIGIIPGFESPTSNINFTLSLALIVFVYYNYVGIKINGFYNYFKHFMGPMPILAPLMFPIEIISHISRIISLSFRLFGSIRGDDMFLMVLLMLVPWLLPLPGFFLLTAFGVLQAFIFSILTYVYIAGSVMMAEEDH, from the coding sequence ATGGAAGGAAGACTGTTTACATTCTTAGGTGCCATCGGTGGACACGGGCAAGAATGGATTATCTTATCACACTATGTTTTAGTGATAGGAATTTTACTATTAGTAGTTAACTCTGCAACAAAAAAAATGCAATTAGTTCCAACTGGAGCACAAAATGTTTTAGAAACATTCATTGGGGGAATAGTAGCAATGGGTGCGGATACAATGGGAGAGACAAATGCTAGAAGATATTTACCATTAATTGGTTCTTTAGCTTTAGTTATTTTTGGTGCAAATATGATTGGTATTATTCCAGGTTTTGAATCACCTACAAGTAATATCAACTTTACTTTAAGTTTAGCACTTATTGTTTTTGTTTACTATAACTATGTTGGTATTAAAATAAATGGTTTCTACAACTATTTTAAACACTTTATGGGACCTATGCCTATTTTAGCTCCTTTAATGTTTCCTATTGAAATCATTTCTCATATTTCAAGAATTATTTCATTATCATTTAGACTTTTTGGTTCAATTAGAGGAGATGATATGTTCCTTATGGTACTTCTAATGTTAGTACCTTGGTTACTACCACTTCCTGGTTTCTTTTTATTAACAGCGTTTGGTGTTCTTCAAGCGTTTATCTTCAGTATATTAACTTATGTTTATATTGCTGGATCTGTTATGATGGCAGAAGAAGACCATTAA
- the ilvA gene encoding threonine ammonia-lyase, with product MITISNIKEAEKNLDGVALNTPFSKAPILSETFNSEIYFKKENLQLTGSFKLRGAFNRVANLSQDKKDRGVVAASAGNHAQGLAYSAQHFGCEATIFMPEATPLTKVSGVKSYGANVILHGENFDEAYEAAMKFSEEKNKEFIHPFADDDVIAGQGTIAIEILEKVPDLKQLIVPIGGGGLIAGIAIAAKSINPDIKIVGVVASGAKAMKESYRSQIPIDSVAVRTIADGIAVRDVTPKLLDIIIDYVDDIVEVNDNEIANAILFLLEKHKLVVEGAGAVATAAIMHEKVEIEDSKVCAVISGGNIDVTMLSQIIEKGLVKSNRKMNLVITLMDKPGSLTHLTEIFKLCSANIVQIDYDRNSIKLEFGEAHITIALETKGEEHQKLIREKLKQNGYRFKQI from the coding sequence ATGATAACTATAAGCAATATAAAAGAAGCAGAAAAAAACTTAGATGGTGTGGCACTAAATACTCCTTTTTCAAAAGCTCCTATTTTAAGTGAAACATTCAATAGTGAAATATACTTTAAAAAAGAAAATTTACAACTAACAGGAAGTTTCAAATTAAGAGGTGCCTTTAATAGAGTTGCAAACTTATCTCAAGATAAAAAAGATAGAGGTGTAGTAGCAGCAAGTGCAGGAAATCATGCACAAGGTTTAGCATATTCAGCACAACACTTTGGATGTGAAGCAACAATTTTTATGCCAGAAGCAACTCCATTAACAAAAGTTTCGGGAGTGAAATCTTACGGAGCAAATGTAATACTTCATGGTGAAAACTTTGATGAAGCATATGAAGCTGCAATGAAATTCTCTGAAGAAAAAAATAAAGAGTTTATCCATCCTTTTGCAGATGATGATGTAATTGCAGGACAAGGAACAATTGCAATTGAGATACTTGAAAAAGTACCAGATTTAAAACAATTAATTGTACCAATTGGTGGAGGTGGATTAATTGCAGGAATTGCAATTGCAGCAAAAAGTATAAATCCAGATATCAAAATCGTTGGTGTTGTAGCAAGCGGTGCAAAAGCTATGAAAGAATCATATAGATCACAAATACCAATTGATTCTGTTGCAGTTAGAACTATTGCAGATGGTATAGCTGTAAGAGATGTAACACCAAAGCTTTTAGATATTATTATTGATTATGTAGATGACATAGTTGAAGTAAATGACAATGAAATTGCAAATGCAATTCTATTTTTATTAGAAAAACATAAACTAGTTGTTGAAGGTGCAGGAGCAGTTGCAACAGCTGCAATTATGCATGAAAAAGTAGAAATTGAAGATTCTAAAGTTTGTGCAGTTATTAGTGGAGGAAATATTGATGTAACTATGCTTTCTCAAATTATTGAAAAAGGTTTAGTTAAATCAAATAGAAAAATGAATCTTGTAATAACTCTAATGGACAAACCAGGTTCTCTTACACATTTAACTGAAATTTTTAAATTATGTTCTGCAAATATAGTTCAAATTGATTATGATAGAAATTCTATTAAGTTAGAATTTGGGGAAGCCCACATAACAATTGCCTTAGAAACAAAAGGTGAAGAACATCAAAAACTAATAAGGGAAAAATTGAAACAAAATGGTTACAGATTTAAGCAAATCTAG
- the metE gene encoding 5-methyltetrahydropteroyltriglutamate--homocysteine S-methyltransferase gives MSKSYVIGFPRIGEQRELKKVLESFWANNCSFNEVQEVASKLKARHWEYQKDAGIEYISSNDFSLYDNILDTSIMLNAIPNRFKNLRGEELYFSMARGNDTTVAMEMTKWFNTNYHYIVPELSLEDEYKLNASKIINEYKEAKTLGIKTKINLIGPITFLGLSKRVDRKDPYELLGKILPVYEELLKEIAKLDEVVTIQIDEPIFAKDNEVKVLSLIKPVYDRLSIVTNNLKIIVTTYFEHSNEATKILVTTPIWGIGLDFLYGEENFESLATIARNKKKLIAGVVDGRNIWKNDIQNSLSILGEISKVIDKNNLIISSSCSLLHTPFSLKYEDKMDENIKNWLSYSVEKLEEIKLISKIFYNGVNSLDDKETKVFEGNIHANHDRKTSKIIHDEKVQKRVSNFSKLQRNGKYEDRIKVQKELLNYKDLAITTIGSFPQTPEVRTARRDYKKNTISKDEYETQMKNYINDCISFQEECGIEVLVHGEPERNDMVEYFGEQLKGYGFSQNGWVQSYGSRCVKPPFIYGDISRPKAMTVDWITYAQSKTKKIMKGMLTGPVTILNWSFVRDDKQKDEVSKQIAIALSDEIDDLQNAGIKIIQVDEAAFKEGYPLRKEKIKTYEDWAVRDFKIAVSSAKEETQIHTHMCYSEFNDIIKTIEAMDADVISIETARSGNELLKIFKEVGYKQEVGPGVYDIHSPRVPSVEEMVKQIKLLLEVLPKKQLWINPDCGLKTRKWEETKQSLQNMVEAVNYIRKENR, from the coding sequence ATGTCAAAATCATATGTAATAGGTTTTCCAAGAATTGGAGAACAAAGAGAACTAAAAAAAGTATTAGAGAGTTTTTGGGCAAATAATTGTTCATTTAATGAAGTACAAGAAGTAGCAAGTAAATTAAAAGCACGTCATTGGGAATATCAAAAAGATGCAGGTATTGAATATATAAGTTCAAATGACTTTTCACTTTATGATAATATTTTAGACACCTCTATCATGTTAAATGCTATTCCAAATAGATTTAAAAACTTAAGAGGTGAAGAATTATATTTTTCTATGGCCAGAGGAAATGACACTACCGTTGCTATGGAAATGACAAAATGGTTTAATACAAACTATCATTATATTGTTCCAGAATTAAGTTTAGAAGATGAATATAAATTAAATGCTTCAAAAATCATTAATGAATATAAAGAAGCAAAAACACTTGGGATAAAAACAAAAATCAATTTAATAGGTCCTATAACATTTCTGGGACTTTCAAAAAGAGTTGATAGAAAAGACCCCTATGAATTACTTGGAAAAATTCTTCCAGTTTATGAAGAACTTTTAAAAGAGATTGCAAAACTTGATGAAGTTGTAACAATACAAATTGATGAACCTATATTTGCTAAAGACAATGAAGTAAAAGTATTAAGTCTTATAAAACCAGTATATGATAGATTATCAATTGTTACTAACAATTTAAAAATTATTGTTACAACATATTTTGAGCACTCAAATGAGGCAACTAAAATTTTAGTTACAACTCCTATTTGGGGAATTGGTCTTGACTTCTTATATGGAGAAGAAAATTTTGAATCTTTAGCAACTATTGCAAGAAATAAAAAGAAATTAATTGCAGGAGTTGTAGATGGAAGAAATATTTGGAAAAATGATATTCAAAATAGTCTGTCAATATTAGGAGAGATTTCAAAAGTTATTGATAAAAATAATTTGATTATTTCATCATCTTGTTCTCTTCTTCATACTCCATTTTCATTAAAATATGAAGATAAAATGGATGAGAATATTAAAAATTGGTTAAGTTATTCAGTTGAAAAGTTAGAAGAAATTAAACTTATTTCTAAAATCTTTTATAATGGTGTTAATTCATTAGACGATAAAGAAACAAAAGTTTTTGAAGGAAATATTCATGCTAACCATGATAGAAAAACATCTAAAATCATTCATGATGAAAAGGTACAAAAACGAGTATCAAACTTTTCAAAACTTCAAAGAAATGGAAAATATGAAGATAGAATTAAAGTTCAAAAAGAACTTTTAAATTATAAAGACTTAGCAATTACTACAATTGGTTCTTTCCCTCAAACTCCTGAAGTAAGAACAGCAAGAAGAGACTATAAAAAAAACACTATCTCAAAAGATGAATATGAGACACAAATGAAAAACTATATAAATGATTGTATTTCATTTCAAGAAGAGTGCGGTATAGAAGTTCTAGTTCATGGAGAACCTGAAAGAAATGATATGGTTGAATACTTTGGAGAACAACTAAAAGGTTATGGATTTAGCCAAAATGGTTGGGTTCAATCTTATGGAAGTAGATGTGTAAAACCTCCATTTATTTATGGTGATATTAGTAGACCAAAAGCTATGACAGTTGATTGGATAACTTATGCACAAAGTAAAACTAAAAAGATTATGAAAGGTATGTTAACAGGTCCTGTTACTATTTTAAATTGGTCATTTGTAAGAGATGATAAACAAAAAGATGAAGTTTCAAAGCAAATTGCAATTGCTCTAAGTGATGAGATTGATGATTTACAAAATGCCGGAATTAAAATCATACAAGTTGATGAAGCAGCATTTAAAGAAGGTTACCCTTTAAGAAAAGAAAAAATAAAAACTTATGAAGATTGGGCTGTTAGAGATTTTAAAATTGCAGTAAGCTCCGCAAAAGAAGAGACTCAAATCCATACTCATATGTGTTACAGTGAATTCAATGACATTATTAAAACAATTGAAGCAATGGATGCAGATGTAATATCAATAGAAACAGCAAGAAGTGGGAATGAACTTCTAAAAATATTTAAAGAAGTAGGATATAAACAAGAAGTAGGTCCTGGAGTTTATGATATTCATAGTCCAAGAGTTCCCAGCGTAGAAGAAATGGTTAAACAAATCAAGCTTTTACTTGAGGTACTTCCTAAAAAACAATTATGGATAAATCCTGATTGTGGGTTAAAAACTAGAAAATGGGAAGAAACAAAACAAAGTCTTCAAAATATGGTTGAAGCAGTAAATTATATAAGAAAGGAAAATAGATAG
- the trmD gene encoding tRNA (guanosine(37)-N1)-methyltransferase TrmD has protein sequence MKFTFVTLFPNLIEPYFYDSILKRAVDAEFISYEFYNPRDYTTNKHLKVDSQMVGGGAGMLMTCQPLFDCLDKIKEENEDAYIIFPLAAAKPFKQNDAKRLAKKKNIVFVSGRYEGIDERVIEKYANEVFSIGEFILTGGELPSLTMADAISRNVDGVLGNADSLVMESYENNLLEAPSFTKPENFQNLSVVKEFLKGNHSKISDLKFQMSICKTKYYRPNKETK, from the coding sequence TTGAAATTTACGTTTGTAACACTTTTCCCTAATCTTATCGAGCCATATTTTTATGATTCAATTTTAAAAAGAGCAGTAGACGCAGAGTTTATAAGTTATGAGTTTTATAATCCAAGAGATTATACTACTAATAAACATTTAAAAGTTGATTCTCAAATGGTTGGTGGTGGAGCAGGGATGCTTATGACATGTCAACCTCTTTTTGATTGTTTAGATAAAATAAAAGAAGAAAATGAAGATGCCTATATTATCTTTCCTCTTGCTGCTGCAAAACCATTTAAACAAAATGATGCAAAAAGACTAGCAAAAAAGAAAAATATAGTTTTTGTAAGTGGTAGATATGAAGGAATTGACGAAAGAGTTATAGAAAAGTACGCAAATGAAGTATTTTCTATTGGAGAATTCATATTAACAGGTGGAGAATTACCATCTTTAACCATGGCTGATGCAATTTCTAGAAATGTAGATGGAGTTTTAGGAAATGCCGATTCTTTGGTAATGGAAAGCTATGAAAATAATCTTCTAGAAGCTCCATCTTTTACAAAACCTGAAAATTTCCAAAATTTAAGTGTGGTTAAAGAATTCTTAAAGGGAAATCATAGTAAAATTTCCGACTTAAAATTCCAGATGTCAATTTGTAAAACAAAATATTATAGACCTAATAAGGAAACGAAATGA
- the rplS gene encoding 50S ribosomal protein L19 gives MKNRYIASFEAAQMESKEIPQFRAGDTVRLGVEIKEGEKKRVQTFEGIVIARSGEGTSATFTVRKIGANSVGVERIFPLYSDSLKSFDVVRRGKVRRAKLHYLRGLTGKAARIKELKK, from the coding sequence ATGAAGAATAGATATATTGCAAGCTTTGAAGCGGCGCAAATGGAGTCTAAAGAGATCCCTCAATTTAGAGCAGGTGATACAGTAAGACTTGGTGTAGAAATTAAAGAAGGTGAGAAAAAAAGAGTTCAAACTTTCGAAGGTATAGTTATTGCTAGAAGTGGTGAAGGTACATCAGCTACTTTTACAGTAAGAAAAATTGGAGCAAATTCTGTTGGTGTAGAAAGAATTTTCCCATTATACTCTGACTCATTAAAATCTTTTGATGTAGTTAGAAGAGGTAAAGTAAGAAGAGCTAAGCTTCATTACCTAAGAGGTCTTACTGGTAAAGCTGCTAGAATTAAAGAACTTAAAAAGTAA
- a CDS encoding spore photoproduct lyase family protein, with protein sequence MSYKEKFESLIEKTNLNNLPLSSQNFIKEKAFEYEFSYQELKQIIDFAIDFKMWHEDDISEIFKEKYSNRKNAFNDIRKKWQALKDSPNSYSKFDKELYKDDVRKFSFTKFEGEKAALGSCPVASPNTRCCNLLTLDAVQSCGFDCSYCSIQSFYNQDKIGFDVNFKENLKTLQLDPNETYHIGTGQSSDSLMWGNKEGILDALFEFARKWPNVILEFKTKSNNIKYFLENDVPKNIICTWSLNTPTIIENEEHLAASLNERIEAAREISDKGVLVGFHFHPIVQYENYLEEYAVVYKTLIDSFNPKKVALVSLGTLTFIKPVINKIRSRNFKSKILQMPFEDANGKQSYSLDIKREMFKHAYNTFKPWHKDVYFYLCMENESLWKDVFGYEYISNNQMEDMMKMSYLNKINNLL encoded by the coding sequence ATGAGTTATAAAGAAAAATTTGAATCATTAATAGAAAAAACTAATTTAAATAATCTTCCTCTTTCTTCTCAAAACTTTATAAAAGAAAAAGCATTTGAGTACGAATTTTCTTATCAAGAGTTAAAACAAATTATTGATTTTGCAATTGATTTTAAAATGTGGCATGAAGATGATATTTCTGAAATATTTAAAGAGAAATATTCAAATAGAAAAAATGCATTTAATGATATAAGAAAGAAATGGCAAGCTTTAAAAGATTCCCCAAATTCATATTCAAAGTTTGATAAAGAACTTTATAAAGATGATGTAAGAAAGTTTTCTTTTACTAAATTTGAAGGAGAAAAGGCTGCTTTAGGTTCTTGTCCTGTTGCTAGCCCTAATACTAGATGTTGTAATCTTCTAACTTTAGATGCTGTTCAATCTTGTGGTTTTGATTGTTCTTATTGTTCTATTCAATCTTTTTACAATCAAGATAAGATAGGTTTTGATGTAAACTTTAAAGAAAATCTAAAAACTCTTCAACTTGATCCTAATGAAACATATCATATTGGAACAGGACAAAGTTCTGATTCTCTTATGTGGGGGAATAAAGAGGGGATTTTAGATGCTCTTTTTGAATTTGCACGAAAATGGCCAAATGTAATACTTGAGTTTAAAACTAAATCAAATAATATAAAATACTTTTTAGAAAATGATGTTCCTAAAAATATTATTTGTACTTGGTCTTTAAATACTCCTACAATAATTGAAAATGAGGAACATTTAGCAGCTTCTTTAAATGAGCGAATAGAAGCTGCTAGAGAGATTAGTGATAAAGGTGTTCTTGTTGGTTTTCATTTTCATCCAATAGTTCAATATGAAAACTATTTAGAAGAGTATGCTGTGGTTTATAAGACCTTAATAGATAGTTTTAATCCAAAAAAAGTAGCTCTTGTATCTTTAGGAACACTTACTTTTATAAAGCCAGTTATAAATAAAATAAGAAGTAGAAATTTTAAATCAAAGATTTTACAAATGCCTTTTGAAGATGCAAATGGAAAACAATCTTATTCTTTAGATATAAAAAGAGAGATGTTTAAACATGCTTATAATACTTTTAAACCATGGCATAAAGATGTTTATTTTTATTTGTGTATGGAAAATGAGTCTTTATGGAAAGATGTCTTTGGGTATGAATATATCTCTAATAATCAAATGGAAGATATGATGAAAATGTCATATCTCAATAAAATCAATAATTTACTGTAA
- a CDS encoding sensor histidine kinase, producing the protein MDQELINNIKARLDKKNSVLEIKDIQTITQELDIYHTELITQNEELYSTNQELSKLKEELRSIFNYSPICYFTIDKDFKIIDSNLLAKEYFDINKRIKTFFHLVENSSKTNFLDWINLKEFLKKDLEVFLKCVDSESKRFRLKAIPYPSKGEIYFLSIIDIDEEYKFKENLKQKVEEEVAKNIFNQKILQEKSKLASMGELIDIIAHQWASPLTNIRVQADLLKRDYKKNRVNGEYVEDYSGKIKNNIDHLISTLREFRNFLRPNENLERVNLIKLVSSVKILLKDTLIAKRVRLSMDVDESIHINVYINELINVFVNLITNAIEAHQENHTRNRYVNISATEENNSVKIHVKDNAGGISKRTLKKIFEKEFTTKEEGTGIGLYLVKAILEKINSSIEARSKENETEFLITINTVQ; encoded by the coding sequence ATGGATCAAGAATTAATAAATAATATAAAAGCTAGATTAGATAAAAAAAACAGTGTTTTAGAAATTAAAGATATCCAAACTATAACACAAGAACTTGATATTTATCATACTGAACTTATAACCCAAAATGAAGAACTATATTCAACAAATCAAGAACTAAGTAAATTAAAAGAAGAGCTAAGAAGTATTTTTAACTATTCTCCTATCTGTTACTTTACTATTGATAAAGATTTTAAAATTATTGACTCAAATTTATTAGCAAAAGAATATTTTGATATAAATAAGAGAATAAAAACTTTTTTTCATCTTGTTGAAAATTCAAGTAAAACTAATTTTTTAGATTGGATAAATTTAAAAGAATTTTTAAAAAAAGATTTGGAAGTATTTTTAAAATGCGTAGATTCTGAATCAAAGAGATTTAGGTTAAAAGCAATTCCTTATCCAAGTAAGGGTGAAATATATTTCTTATCTATAATAGATATAGATGAAGAGTATAAATTTAAAGAAAATTTGAAACAAAAAGTAGAAGAAGAGGTTGCAAAAAATATTTTTAATCAAAAGATTCTTCAAGAGAAATCAAAACTTGCATCTATGGGAGAATTAATTGATATTATAGCCCATCAATGGGCATCTCCTTTAACAAATATAAGAGTTCAAGCAGATTTATTAAAAAGAGATTATAAAAAAAACAGAGTTAATGGAGAGTATGTAGAAGATTACTCAGGGAAAATCAAAAATAATATTGATCATTTAATTAGTACATTAAGAGAATTCAGAAACTTTTTAAGACCAAATGAAAATTTAGAAAGAGTGAATCTAATCAAGCTTGTTAGTAGTGTTAAAATTCTTTTAAAAGATACTTTAATTGCTAAAAGGGTTAGATTAAGTATGGATGTTGATGAATCAATTCATATTAATGTTTATATAAATGAACTAATAAACGTTTTTGTAAATCTTATTACAAATGCAATTGAAGCTCACCAAGAAAATCATACTAGAAATAGATATGTTAATATTTCTGCAACAGAAGAAAATAATTCTGTAAAAATTCATGTTAAAGATAATGCTGGTGGTATTTCTAAGCGAACTCTTAAAAAGATTTTTGAGAAGGAATTTACAACAAAAGAAGAAGGAACAGGAATAGGGCTTTATTTAGTTAAAGCAATTTTAGAAAAAATCAACTCTTCTATTGAAGCTAGAAGTAAAGAAAATGAAACAGAGTTTTTAATAACTATTAACACTGTTCAATAA